The Oligoflexus sp. sequence GATCGGCACGGGCATCTATGATATCACCGGGCCCGCTGCGGAAATCGGCATGATGGGCTTTGCCGTGAGTGATCAGAAAACCGCGGGCATCCACAGCCGCCTGCGTTCGCGCGCCTATATCGTCGGTGATGGAACAAAGCGGGTGGTCTTCGTCAGCGCTGATCTGGGCATGATGTTTCAGATGGTGAAATTGAAAGTCGCCGAAAAGATCGCGCAGAATCCAGACCTCGCGCCTTATTACAGTGAAAAGAACATACTCCTGTCGGCGACCCATACCCACGGCGGGCCCGGCGGTTACTCGGGTTACTTCCTCTACGACTTCACGATCAATGGTTTTATCAAAAGACATTTTGAGACGATAGTCAACGGCATCTACATGTCGATCCTGAATGCTCATAATAATCTGGAGCCAGGAAAAATCCTCGTCAACGAAGGCAAGCTGGAAGGCGTGGGCGGCAACCGGGCGGAAGAAGCCTATAACAATAACCCCGCGGCCGAGCGCGCCCAGTATGATGGCAATACCGATAAGACCTTTACCCTTTTAAAATTCGTCAACACCCAGGGTGAAGAGATCGGTATGGTCAACTGGTTTGCGGTGCATCCCGACAGCATCGGTCCCGATAATCATCTGATCACAGCCGATAACAAAGGCTGGGCGTCTTACCTCTTCGAAAAGGATCAGGGTACCAACTATTTCGCTGCGAAAACTTTCGTCGGTGCCTTCGCCCAATCGAATGCCGGGGATGTGACACCGAACATCGGCTTTGGCCAGGCGCCTCCTGATCTGACGCTGAACGGAAATAAAAGCCTCGGCAATGCGGTGATGAAACAGTATCAAAAAGCGCGGGAACTTTATGATGGCGCCACGGAAGAGGTCACGGGTTCGATCGACTTCCGGCATGAATGGGTTGATATGCGAACGCTTCAG is a genomic window containing:
- a CDS encoding neutral/alkaline non-lysosomal ceramidase N-terminal domain-containing protein, whose protein sequence is MKRLLVAVCLCLATACGQSSPPVSSPKAAAADGNYLIGTGIYDITGPAAEIGMMGFAVSDQKTAGIHSRLRSRAYIVGDGTKRVVFVSADLGMMFQMVKLKVAEKIAQNPDLAPYYSEKNILLSATHTHGGPGGYSGYFLYDFTINGFIKRHFETIVNGIYMSILNAHNNLEPGKILVNEGKLEGVGGNRAEEAYNNNPAAERAQYDGNTDKTFTLLKFVNTQGEEIGMVNWFAVHPDSIGPDNHLITADNKGWASYLFEKDQGTNYFAAKTFVGAFAQSNAGDVTPNIGFGQAPPDLTLNGNKSLGNAVMKQYQKARELYDGATEEVTGSIDFRHEWVDMRTLQVEETQTTTCAAGMGASFSAGSPFDNPSPAPLFPNGTTVDSLVWSENAGKTALSKLLGGFFALIWTDTSDKNYKACHAEKPVLIPTGIAH